A segment of the Streptomyces sp. L2 genome:
CCGTCAACCCGCTGAAGCTCAACGTGGCCGACGTGGAGGGCACCGTCACCCTGGCCAAGGCCACCTGCGAGACCCCGAGGCAGGCACAGGCCACGACACCGGCCTCCGCACCGGCGCACCACACCGTCCCGAGCCACGACCCGGCCGCGGACCCCAAGCCCCAGGGCGGCCACAGCGAGGCCGGCCTCGCGGAAACGGGCGGCAGCGCGGCCACGCCGTACATCGCGGGCGGCGCACTCGCCCTGCTGCTGTTGGGCGGGGGAGGGGTGGCACTGGCCCGCAGGCGCAGGAACTGAGGCCTCCCGGAAGCCAATTGGGCTGACGGATCGGTGGGCGGGTGCGAACGGGACTACGGCAGCACGGCCGACAGCGCCCGCAGGAACCCGCTCACCGTCCCCCGGTCCCGCACGGCCACCCGCACCCAGTCCTCCCCGAGCCCGGGAAACGTGTCCCCGCGGCGCACGGCGTAGCCGGCCTCACGCAACCGGTGCCGTACCCCCGCCGCCCCCGGAATCCGCACCAGCACGAACGGACCCTCCGCGGGCTCCACGACGCGCACCCCGCGGCCGGCGAAGTCCCGCAGCCCGGCCACCAGGTGCGCCCGGTCCGCCGCGATCCGGTGCGCCGCGTGCCCGGCCTCGGCCAGGGCCCGGGGCGCCACGCACGCCTCGGCGGCGGCCAGCGCCGGTGTCGACACCGGCCACAGCGGCTGGGCGCGCTCCAGCTCGGCGATCACGTCCGGCGGGCCCAGCACGTACCCGATCCGCAGCCCCGCCAGCCCCCACGTCTTGGTGAGGCTGCGCAGCACCACGAGACCAGGCACGTCCGTCCGCCCGGCCAGCGCCTCCCGCTCGCCCGGCACGGCGTCCATGAACGCCTCGTCGACCACCAGCGTCCGCCCCGGCCGGGCCAGTTCGGTGATCGACTCCGCCGGATGCAGCACCGACGTCGGATTGGTCGGGTTCCCGATCACCACCAGGTCGGCGTCCTCGGGCACCGACCCCGGGCGCAGCCGGAAGCCGTCCTCCGCGCGCAGCAGCACCCGGTCCACGGCGTGCCCCGCGTCCCGCAGCGCCGCCTCCGGCTCGGTGAACTGCGGATGCACGACCACCGGGCGCCGGACCTTCAGCGCCCGCGCCAGCAGCACGAACGCCTCCGCCGCGCCCGCCGTCAGCAGCACCCGCTCCACCGGCACCCCGTGCCGCGCGGCGACGGCCGCCCGCGCGGCCCGCCCGTCCGGATAGGCGGCGAGCAACGCCAGCGAACCGGCGATCTCCTCCCGCAGCCAGGCCGGCGGCGTGTCCGCGCGGACGTTCACGGCGAGGTCGACCAGCGCCGCCCCGTCGTCACGCACCTCGGCGTCCCCGTGGTGCCGCAGATCGTGCCCGCCGGCACCGGCCTCAGTGCGCATGGCTGTGGCTGTGCCCGCCGTGATGGTGGTGTCCGTGCCCGTGACCGTGGCCGTCGTCGTCGGGGTGGAAGTGCGGCTGCTGCGGCAGCCCCACCTTGTCCTCGAAGCCGGGCAGCGCGATCCGGTACACGCACGAGTCGCAGTTCATCCGCAGGTCGCCCTGCACGGCCTCCGCGTAGCGCTCCATCACCAGGTCCAGCAGCTCCGGCTCCGGCCCGATGACGTCCGCCGACCGCACCTCGACCTCCGGGTGCGCCGCCGCC
Coding sequences within it:
- the cobC gene encoding Rv2231c family pyridoxal phosphate-dependent protein CobC, which codes for MRTEAGAGGHDLRHHGDAEVRDDGAALVDLAVNVRADTPPAWLREEIAGSLALLAAYPDGRAARAAVAARHGVPVERVLLTAGAAEAFVLLARALKVRRPVVVHPQFTEPEAALRDAGHAVDRVLLRAEDGFRLRPGSVPEDADLVVIGNPTNPTSVLHPAESITELARPGRTLVVDEAFMDAVPGEREALAGRTDVPGLVVLRSLTKTWGLAGLRIGYVLGPPDVIAELERAQPLWPVSTPALAAAEACVAPRALAEAGHAAHRIAADRAHLVAGLRDFAGRGVRVVEPAEGPFVLVRIPGAAGVRHRLREAGYAVRRGDTFPGLGEDWVRVAVRDRGTVSGFLRALSAVLP